A genomic region of Eucalyptus grandis isolate ANBG69807.140 chromosome 5, ASM1654582v1, whole genome shotgun sequence contains the following coding sequences:
- the LOC120294028 gene encoding LOW QUALITY PROTEIN: cysteine-rich receptor-like protein kinase 10 (The sequence of the model RefSeq protein was modified relative to this genomic sequence to represent the inferred CDS: inserted 1 base in 1 codon): MLLGNVGAKGLTTVESLQFDLATIQVATNYFSPENKLGEGGFGEVFQGRLPNGQQIAVKRLSRRSRQGVEEFKNEILLVAKLHHRNLVRLLGFCLEGDEKLLAYELVPNKSLDYFLFDPKKRRQLDWPLRHKIVFGIARGMLYLHEDSRLRVIHRDLKCSNILLDSEMNPKISDFGMARILXVDQTQASTNKIVGTFGYMSPEYAMHGEFSVKSDVYSFGIILLEIICSKKNNYYHQLDEGEYLASYVWNQWRDGKPLEVLDPAIVDSYSRDGVFRCLHICLLCIQEDPTIRPTMATVVLMLNNNSFTLPLPRHPAFFIQSSLSGPSIQMEELKLNQPPRRTMPSSTNGMSITELCPR, from the exons ATGTTGCTCGGTAATGTAGGTGCCAAGGGGCTTACCACAGTGGAGTCCTTGCAATTTGACTTGGCTACAATACAAGTAGCAACAAATTATTTCTCTCCTGAAAACAAGTTGGGTGAAGGTGGATTTGGTGAAGTTTTCCAG GGTAGACTTCCTAATGGACAACAAATTGCGGTGAAGAGGCTATCTCGAAGGTCAAGACAAGGTgttgaagaatttaagaatgaaattctattaGTTGCAAAGCTTCATCACAGAAACCTTGTACGACTGCTTGGATTTTGCTTGGAGGGAGATGAAAAGTTGCTAGCCTACGAGTTAGTGCCAAATAAAAGCCTCGATTACTTCTTATTTG ATCCCAAGAAAAGGAGACAGTTGGATTGGCCATTACGTCataaaattgtttttgggattgCAAGAGGAATGCTCTATCTACATGAAGATTCTCGTCTCCGGGTCATCCATCGTGACCTTAAATGTAGCAATATCTTATTAGACAGTGAAATGAACCccaagatttcagattttggcatggcaagGATTT GAGTTGACCAAACTCAAGCAAGCACAAACAAAATAGTGGGGACTTT TGGTTATATGTCTCCAGAATATGCGATGCATGGAGAGTTCTCAGTGAAATCCGATGTATATAGTTTTGGCATAATACTTCTAGAGATCATATGCAGCAAGAAGAATAACTACTACCACCAACTGGACGAGGGTGAATATCTTGCTAGTTAT GTGTGGAATCAATGGAGAGATGGCAAGCCCTTGGAAGTGTTGGACCCGGCTATCGTGGATTCATATTCAAGAGATGGAGTGTTTCGATGCTTGCACATTTGCTTACTATGCATTCAGGAAGATCCGACTATTAGACCCACTATGGCAACCGTAGTTCTCATGCTCAACAACAATTCCTTTACCTTGCCATTGCCTCGACATCCCGCCTTCTTCATCCAAAGTAGCTTGTCTGGACCAAGCATTCAAATGGAAGAACTTAAATTGAACCAACCTCCTAGGAGGACAATGCCTTCATCAACAAATGGCATGTCAATTACTGAGTTGTGCCCCCGATGA